From a single Loxodonta africana isolate mLoxAfr1 chromosome 9, mLoxAfr1.hap2, whole genome shotgun sequence genomic region:
- the LOC100656391 gene encoding rRNA-processing protein FCF1 homolog, with translation MEKQKKTRKYATMKQMLSLRDQRLKEKDRLKPKKKEKKDPSALKEREVPQHPSCLFFQYNTQLGPPYHILVDTNFINFSIKAKLDLVQSMMDCLYAKCIPCITDCVMAEIEKLGQKYRVALRFAKDPRFERLPCTHKGTYTDDCLVQRVTQHKCYIMATVDRGLKRRICKIPGVPIVYISNHRYVERTPGDYGAPRF, from the coding sequence ATGgagaagcaaaagaaaacaaggaaGTATGCGACCATGAAGCAAATGCTTAGTCTCAGAGATCAGAGGCTTAAAGAAAAGGATAGATTAAaacctaaaaagaaagaaaaaaaagatcccaGCGCACTCAAGGAAAGAGAAGTCCCTCAACATCCTTCCTGCTTGTTCTTCCAATATAACACACAGCTGGGCCCACCTTACCACATTCTGGTTGATACCAATTTTATCAACTTCTCCATTAAAGCCAAACTGGACCTAGTACAGTCAATGATGGACTGTCTGTATGCCAAGTGTATCCCTTGTATAACTGACTGTGTAATGGCTGAAATTGAGAAATTGGGGCAGAAGTATCGAGTCGCTCTAAGGTTCGCCAAGGATCCAAGATTTGAACGATTACCGTGCACACACAAAGGAACCTATACAGATGACTGCTTAGTACAGAGAGTAACTCAGCACAAGTGTTACATCATGGCCACGGTTGACCGGGGCCTTAAGCGAAGAATCTGTAAGATCCCTGGAGTTCCTATCGTGTACATTTCTAACCATAGGTACGTTGAGCGGACGCCAGGTGATTACGGAGCCCCTCGGTTTTGA